GCTCCCCCGCACCcaagccgcaacctgggcctaggccaggATTTCACCTCCTCGCCTGGGCCGGATTCGGCTCGGTAAATCCTGAGTCGTTCATCTACATCCAATGGCTGGGCACCGTTTTCGTGAGATCAAAACCGGCGCCGCCGTCGgctcctaaccctaatccccatttCTCATTCTCACCCCTTCTCTCCTCTCTGAGCATCACGACCTAAGTGACGACGGCCATGGGTGGCGACCGGAGGAAAAGGTGGTGGCGCCGCCTCAGCACCCCTTGCCAGTGCACGCGCGCGGCACCGCCGAGTGGCACCACGGTGGTGCCCGTTTAGGCCCCCCGTGCTGATGCACACAACGCGGCAAAGTGCCGGGGAGCCGGTGTCTCTGCCCTTCCTTCCCACATGATGGAGGTCGCGACGGCGGGGAAAACCCAGGTATGTTCTTTCCTCTCCGTACTTTTTTCTtacttagggttagggtttgcacGGGATTTGAGTTGAAATCGAAGATCAAATCATCTCCTTCTACTTGCTGAAACTTAAACTACCCCAAATCCTATATCTATGCCTAGAACCGACTtaactgataccattgatagacttAGTGGATCACCTAGacatagatctagcgggtacaacCTTACATACGGAATGAAAACTTTCTAGAACATGatctagagagagaggaagggagatgAGATGTCACCGACCATCCGCGGccttggaggaagagctcgacGTAGCCATGGCGAAGGTGATGCGGTCCGGGTCGGCGGAGTCGCGGTCACAGCATTAAGGTCGGTCGCAGTGTAGTGGTGGCACAGAGGCGGCGATGAAGACGttagtggagcttcccgtcgctgcaGCGCCTCCctcttagatcggattagggttaggactgTAGGTGAGAGAaaggcggctcaggtgaacctcgtgacACGAGCCCCCGCCTCCCACCTCCTTTATATTGCActgcgcgacgggggcccaccaaccatgaaacggttggacgcccccgattagGGCGCGGATCAAGGCTCCAACTCGGTCGTTTGGCCGAGCCGagaggagatcaacctaacagttCGTAGCATCAGAATTAAGGCAGGAAAAACTACGAGGCAAGCTGAAACTTTTGCCGCAGCCACACATACATTTTGGAATCCCAGGGCGGTCATTTTGTCGAGCAGGTGGCGAGGCCGAGAAGACAAGAGGGGCAGGGTACCAACCTTCTTGGCCGCAAGGACAAGGGCGTGACTCATAGCCTTAGGTTGCTCGGAGAGGTTAGGCGCCGGTGGCTGCGCCTGCgctgtcggcggcggcggcggcgcgcggggtTGGCCCTGGACCTGGGGTTTGGAGTCGTCCTCGGCTTAGGGTTGGGGTTGAGCGGGTCTGGGTAGCTGTTGGAGAGGCGGTCGGGCGACGCGTCCCGCTGCAGCGTGCCGAAGGTGTTGACGGCGAGCACAGCCATCTCGTCGAGCTGGTCCTGCAGCTACGTGATGTTGTCCATGACAAATCccacctccccctctctctccctctccttcctcccctcCTCCGCCTTGTCCCTGTTGcaggcgaggcgaggccggcGGCTTTATTGGACCAGGCCGACTTCATCCTAGACTGGGCCTGCAGGGCCCAGCCACCAGAGTGTGGGCCAGGCCGGTGCCTGGCTTTCCAGTCTCTCCGTCTAggcgtgcgtgtgtgtgttaaTGATTTTTTATAGCATTTAATAAAACGTGATTTTTTAATCCGGTATTAATGTATTAGTAAAAATAATAAAGAATATTAATTTGTATTTTGAATACTAACTGTAATTACACTCGGAATCCTTATCAAATACGATTAGTTAATCTCGCGGTTAACtggtcaaaccgggactaaattcaGGATATAATGACACACGCACGCATAATCCTTCCATTATCAAGAGCGCGGGAATCGGATCATCGACAAGCGCCAACGAGAGGCATGGCCGGCGCCGAgaaacccgccgccgccgccccggtgcccgagcaggagcaggaggaggagaagaaggaggtGCTGTTCGCGGCGAAGCACGCGGAACTGGTGTCGGAGGCGCGGGGCGTGGCGCGCCAGCACGGCGTGGCCGTGACCACCGTCGCGTTCCGGCCCGACGGCACCGTGGTGGCAGACGAGGCCGTCGGCATCGGGCTGCAGGAGCCGGTGCGGGCCATGATTCAGCGGGCCATAGCGAGGAAGGTGTCGGCGATGGAGTCCGGGGAGCTGGCCGCGCACCGGAGGGAGCTCCAGATGCTGAGGGGCATCGTGGTCGGTGAGCTGACGCAGGCCAATAAGGTGGTGCCGGGACGGAAGGAGAAGGACGGCGGCGAGGTGGTCGTGGCCCAGAGGGCGCCGGGACAGCAGCAGGAGATGGacggcgccgccggcgccggcgccgggtgCGACAGGATCATCGGCAGGGTGGACTAGCTTGTTCCTCATCGGTGCTGGGATCTCGGATTGGCCGTCCAGATTCTGTCATCAGCCTTAAGCTGATTGTTCAtcattattttttttttgttaatttgTTGTGTTGAttcttttattcaaaattttTTTGTTAATGTGCACCGTGCTTGTGCTGTACACTTTCACCTTGCAAACGGTTTGTTGGTGAAAGAATAAAGGAAGAGGACAAAAACACGTGTCTTTTTTATTTACACATGTACTGTTCCTAAAAATAATTTTCTTTTCTCGATATCCGATTTTTTTTTACTCAATCTCCACCCTCATGTGAAACTCTGATCTCTCCCTCTCGTTTTTATCGTGAGGTTTGTATGTTTTCACAAACTTTGAGGGGTCTATTATCAATAGATTCTTAGATCTGTTAGACAAGAGTTTTATTAAAGTTTCATCTGCACTCAATAAGTTATCACATAAACATCTTCGGTGATGTGTGGCAACGTCTTAAAAAGAGCAGGAGAATGTGAGTTTTGTGTAGATGAAATTCTCTTGGCTCGGTttttcaaatctagatgagtcatagAATTAAATATCTACGGAACAAAAAGTTAAAACTTTATATCATAACTTATTATTTTATCTATGTTTTATTACATTTTATATTTTAGAAAAACAACGATACAAAACTCTACACTGAGAAAAGCTTCTCATGTGTAGGTTGAGAAACAACTCGAAGGGCAGCTGTCCTGGATGTACCACTCAGAACTTGAGAACACATGCATATGAGCACGCCCTATTCGTTTAGGCTTATTTGACTGATAagttatggctgaaagtactgttgactgatttggtgtgagagaaaaatattgttcattaactgaaaaagtacgatttataagccaaacaagcccaggTGAACAAAACGCATGCTAAAGATGGCTTGTGTGGTCAGTGGTCACAAAAAAACTCAAGACAATAGGTATATAaggctatatatatatggtaaggctattctgcagctAGCCATAGAATAAcgtattctatagccaccttgatttacgataatgtttatatcaatttacgataacatgaatatgaatttacgatactcgtgttactacaactcacggtgatacttaccataatgttagtaaatcacttagtaataAGTTATTGtagtctcgtaaattagcatagtaactatcgtaactcaaagtggctacagaataagttattctatggccagctgcagaacaatattatatatatatcggtgtttcgagtaaatatCAACtaataaatttgtatttgttgcgcgttaggcccggatggtgtgctaaaaggcgcaatgtttatactggttcggacagaatgtcccgacgtccagtttgttgctgttgctcgtgttattagcactaaaagattcatagtaggggtacaaacggtcgagagagggacagatcccaaatctctaatggaaaggtcgaACGAGTGCTGAGagtttggttgctgctcagctatgtgttatgtggtgcgtggtgtgttgaatcgatccgtccccttagtggggtgccctatccTACCTTTTATAgataagggggagcagggattatagattggagaaagaggaaaaccagaggcagagaaggtccttcgaaggtgtcggatcttccttttcctttgagcctatCCCGCTGACACGTCAGACGGTGCCGGGGATAGcacgttcgctgatcctgatagggccgtactctggcttcgttcagcaagtggcCACGTCCTGTCCCGCCCCGGCAGGCGGTGCGACGCACCAGGGTGTCGAGCCAcgaccctatggggagcagacgGCGTAGAGGCCCCACATTCgtactgtagatgacatgagttttctTCTTgaaccgtagtggttgtcgtatgtttctATCATGATTCGTGCCCGAGAGCAAATGCcggtgcccataacactataggataaatgtcggcgcccgtaatactgtttgggctctgacatgcctggaaggctTAAAGCGTCCGTCTGGTCATATCGTGATGGTACATTCctgtaggcgtgcagggtatggtcctctgTATTATGATTGACTTGAGTGTCCCGCCTTATCTGCGCACGTAATTAtggtgaggtggagtctgcccctagacgtcgggcgaggcaaagtccACCCccggacgtcaggcgaggcggagtcagttCTCAAACATCGGGTGagacgaggcggagtctgcccccggacatcgggcgaggcggagcccgccctcgaatgtcgggcgaggtggagccagccctcggacgtcgggcgaggcggagcctgccccccgacgtcgggtgaggcggtgcctgccctcggacgttgggcgaggcagagtccagccctcgggggtcgggcgacgcagagccagccctcggacgtcgggcgaggtggagcttgcccccagacgtcgggcgaggcggagtccagccctcgggggtcgggcgacacagagccagccctcgaacgtcgggcgaggcgaaatccagccctcaggggtcaggcgaggcggagccagccctcggacgttgggcgagacggagcctgcccccagacgtcgggcgaggcgaagtccagccctcaggggtcgggtaaGGCGGAACCAGCCCTTGGacgtcggacgaggtggagctcgcccccagacgtcgggcgaggcggagtccagtcctcaggggtcgggcgaggcggagcccgcgccctagacgtcgggcgaggtggagtccagccctcgggagtcgggcgaggcggagccagccctcggacgtcgggcgaggtggagtccagccctcaggggtcggacgaggcggagccaacctttggTCGTTTGGAcaagaagtgtagttgtgttTTTATCTGTTCGAAaacatcaacgtttgatggttattagctcctcctctttgggtacctagtactaggtccccgacaatatatatatatatatatatatatatatatatattagccagctacaaaataagttattctgtagccacctccatttacgataaattttatatactaatttacgataatgtcaatacatatttacgataattGGGTTATTATAACACATGAGAATATTTattataacgttatagtaaacaacttagtaaggagttactgtaatctcgtaaattaacatagtaattatcgtaactcaaagtggctacagaataagttattttaagGTGGCAAGGTGCTACCGGCACTTAAGCTCTACTAAACAGTTAGGGGAAAAAGAATGTCTATGGAAATCTAATACTCGAACAAGAAAAtactaataatataataataatagaataatataaaaaaggaaaggaaaaaaaaaaccgtCCACCCCGTGGCTCCCCACAGCCCTGGGAAAAAAAAACGAATCGCCTGTTTCCCCTCCCCCCAGCTGACCGCCGCCGGGACGCCGCCACCCGACCACCCCGCGGCCCGCGCCCCCCGCAGCCAGTGAGTTCGAAACCCCAGAGCTTTTTTTCTGATTTTGTAATGCTCACCGTTTGGTTTCTCCCCGTACCCTGCCGCGTGTAGCCAGCCAGCCGCCGCCGGCCGCAGCCCGCAGGCGATGAAGCGCTTCTTCCAGCCCGTGCCCAAGGACGGCTCCCCGTCGAAGAAGCGGCACGCGGCGGCCGCCGAACCGGGCGACGGCCCCGCCTCAGCCGGCGCCGCCAccggcgctggcgctggcgggGATGGAGAGGGGAGGCCCGCCGAGGAGCCGCGCAAGTTCCTGACGTGGAACGCCAACAGCCTGCTCCTCCGGATGAAGAGCGACTGGCCCGCTTTCTCGCAGCTCGTCGCCCGCCTCGACCCCGACGTCATCTGCGTCCAGGTGAGCGATCTGGTTTCAACCGACCCCGAGGGGGTTCAATCTGCAAGGCCACCCGCTCCTCGGAACCACCTGTAGGCGGGCCGGTGGGGCCCGTATGCTGCAATGCAGGCGCCCCCAAGAGGCGTACCGTGGGTTATTGCAGGCATTTCGTCGAGCAGGTTTTGGGCGTACGGTTTTGTGCTCCCTTAGTTAGGTAGAGACTAGTGTAATGTTTATGGTCAGCAAGGGTTTTAGATTTTATCTCTTATTACTGCTCGTGGTGAGTGTCACATTATCCCTGCAGGTATTCTCTGGCAAAGTAAAAGCACTGAGACATTGGATTCTATTTTTTTAAGTTAACACTTGTTAATAttacctctgttccaaattatgggttattttggcttttctagagacAAAGtttagtttttactatgtatacGCATAGCATAAGCCAAAATGACCTATaatttgggatagagggagtTCTAAATAACTAATGGTTTAATTCTGCTGTTGGTGCTTGTCCATGGGATCATATGGTTGGTATGTGCGCATCAGAATTCAGAACTTCACTACTTGTGAAACACCTCATCCTAGAACTGTTGTTGTGGCCATGGTTGCTGCCCTTGGAAGCCACACTTTCCCAAAAGTTTTTATGTGCACAATCTACCTGACAAGTGCATCCATGAAGCACTATTTTTTCTAACTATTTAGCTTGTTATTATTGTCTTTGCAATTTATTATCTCTAAGAGAAGAATCTTAGTTGGAGGTTTAGATTGGTCTGCTATACAAAAGTCCGTAGTCCTTTCAGTGCCTCCTCACTCAGTTGGCCACATCTTGTTCTTAGTTACATGATTATTAATATATGTATATCTGATAAAGATAAACCAAACTTCTTTGTTAGGAAGTGCGGATGCCAGCGGCTGGTTCCAAAGGGGCACCTAAAAACCCCAGTGAACTAaaagatgacacaagctcttcaCGGGATGAAAAGCAGGTTTTGTGGCATTTGCAAAGATAAATATACTCTCTGTGAATATGTACAGCTACTTTTGTTATGTGTTTCCTCAAAATTACTGGATCATCAGCTAAGCTGGAATTACTATCACTTGCAGCCACAAAAAATGTGTTTTAtcatcttgattttttttttcttattatgTTAGAGGATACTACATATTTGAAACTTGCACACTTTTATTCATATCAGTTGCACCCTGTTAGGCTGTTGTGGACATGGCACCACTAGCATCAGCAGTCCCACAGGAATTTCTGTAGCGATACTGTACTTATGTGCTCATAATTCCTATTGCGATACAGTACTTATGTGCTCATGCAATAGCATAGCAACTGCTACTGTTCATGTGGGCCTCGCCAGTATGGCTTTAATTGGAACTGCAGATGATAATAGGTAGTGAAAACGTTGCAATAACTACACTCTTGGTATTTTCAATGGACAAACATCGTGAAATGTATTCCTCCTGAGGCCATGGACAAACATACAGAAACCGACCTAATACTCCGTTACAATCTGTCTTGCATTGCAACTCCATCTTCCAATATCCTGATCACCTTTGAGCCATGCAGTCTGGCCATCCCTCTATTGTTGTTATATGTGTTGATTGTGCATGTGAATGCGTTTCATTTTTCGAGCAAGAGATTCAAAACATAAGAAATTTAGTGAGCAGTGCAAGCAGAAAAGTATTCATAACTACTACAGACTTATATGACTTCCTAATACTAGCAAACTGCGAAGCTCCTGGATTATGATTTATATCTCAGTGTCGTTTGTTACATTGGATTCAGTggctcaactacaaagttgttacATTACTGTCACACTTCTTGATGTCAAGCAGGTTGTTCTGCGTGCTTTGTCAACTTCACCCTTCAAAGACTACCGTGTCTGGTGGTCTCTTTCAGATTCAAAATATGCTGGGACAGCTATGTTTATAAAGAAAAAGTTTGAGCCTAAGAAGGTGTCTTTCAACTTGGATAGAACATGTATGTTTGGAGATGATTTCATATCCTAGCTCTATACACAATTTTCTCCATACACAATTTTCTATTCTCTATTCTAATGTCACAGCCATTCTGTTTTGCATATTATAGTTTTATGATTGTATTTCAAGATCTGGTTTAGTAACTGCTTGTAATTTGGTATTCATAGTCTATGACAAACCTGTCCAAACTTACTGAATATTTTAATATAGAATTTTTTGAGAAGAAAGAAAATTCTACTAGTTGAAAATCATAACAGAGCAAAACATCTTACTGATCGTGACAGCTAGTTCTCATGTTTTTATGCCATGGGCTAGAGGAGCATGTGGGTGTATTTTGCACTTATAAAGTCCTAAAAGATTATGGTAACTTTCATAGATTGTGTTGGAATTAGGATAATCATTGCAAGAATATGTTGCAAAACAAAACTCAAGGCATGCCTCTGTGTATCTGTTCATCGTCTCTCGATATGTCTATTCACGTTTTTCTGTATAAAAACTAAAATTAAGGAATGAAAAGGTCGAGGCCAGCAAGCTCTTTGACAACTATAGGCATATTGAATTGTTGTTTGCTTTTAATAACTAAATTTTACTTGTAATACAATTATTTCTTAGATTTCACTTCCCTGCACTTTTCAGCTTCTAAGCATGAAACCGATGGGCGCGTTATAATTGCGGAATTTGAATCATTCCTCTTACTAAACACTTATGCTCCAAACAATGGATGGAAGGAGGAGGAAAATTCATTTCAAAGAAGGCGTAAGTGGGACAAGAGGATGCTGGAATTTGTTCAACATGTGGACAAACCCTTAATCTGGTGCGGGGACTTGAATGTCAGGTAATTGAGAAAGTAATTTCTCCTTATTGAAAATAGACCTTATTATTAATAAATACTTCCCATGCTGCTCCTTGTACCATATATAAATTAAGCTTCATGCAACTCTTTTCTTAATATTTAAATTCAACATGGAGATAAAGTATTGTCCTGGTTAACAACATAGAACTTGGTCAAAACAACCATATATGACTCATAATACTTGGTCAAAATAACAATATGCAATCTGCAATCTTGCATTCTAAAAGAAAATATGATATATAGTGCAGAGAGAAGTTTTGGTTTTATTTATTTGCCCAGGGAGTTTATGTTTGCTATATCAGTATGCCATTTTTCAAAGACAAACTTTTCATCCTATACTTCACTTGTATTTGAATATATTCCAGTCATGAAGAAATCGACGTCAGCCATCCTGATTTCTTTAGCAGTGCTAAGCTCAATGGATGCACCCCACCCAATCAAGAGGTAATATTTGTTTTATGCTGCAACCCACGGGCCACAGACATCTTGCTAGCAAAAGATGTGGCTCTCCCCCAAAAGCATGGTTGTGGATATTTCTATTTTCTTTCTGTCTTACCTTGGGTGCCTTTGGTAGTGGGCAAGGTTGTACATGGCAAACCTTGCTAGTAAAGGATTTATCTCTCCCCAAAATCAAGGATATCATTGCCCCTATTCCTTGCTAGTCTTACTGAGCAAGGTTAGGTAAAGGATCCATATACAAGTCAAGAAGTGTTTTTGTCAATGAGTTTGTTTTCCACGCATAAGCTTTTGTTTATACTATATTTCAAAATTGATTTGTTCTTGTGTCTCTGCCATACAGTATACTTTTAAACTCTATAAACCACTACAATTGTAGCATAAACTTAACTTGGTGTGATCATACTATGTTCttttgagtgtgtgtgtgtgggtgttgTAGTTTTACTCACTTTTCTCCTTAATGCACCAATACACAGCTCTCCCTCTTCTGTTTGTTTGAGAAAAAAGCAGTGTACATACAACATGGTTCAACTGATGGTGGAATGACTGAACAGTTAGTTGATATTACTGAATAGTTCGATAGAGCATAATCATTTTTACAAACCATGTATTTGTAGCCAACTTGTGCATCACAATAAAACAGACAATTACCAATAATTAGGTGTCAGACCAACTAAGTAAACAATAACATACTGTCAAAAATATTTGTTGATCAGAGGTAATTTGTATGTCCCACAATCTGATTCTGTAGGAGACTTGGAGCATTTCTGATTAAGTTCAGAATTGAGTTCCTGACAATGACTGACTAGACTTTCAGACTTCAAAGGACATTGTATGCTCCATCATGTGAAGTTTCACATTTGACTGGATCTTTTAGTTCTACTGGGCCTCTGGTATCCTTTTGGTGGTGTGTATGTTTGGCTATTGCATTAGCACAATGAAGTCTTTTTATATTCTGCACCTGCAGGACTGTGGGCAGCCAGGATTCACCCCAGCAGAGAGGCGGCGCTTTGGCAACATATTATTCCAGTAGGTGAAACTAATACATTTGTACCATGGAACACCTTTTCTTCTGCCATGCATGGCTAATTATAACTAGCTATACACTGGTGGTGCATTTAAAATTAGTAGCCAATTCTTCcacccaaaaaaaaagaaaagaaaaaagatgtTATAAATTTGTGAGGTTCTATCATGTTCTTATCTAACTGGTCTCATAAAAACGAAAATTCATGTTTAATGTAGTTACCAGTCTGTGCACCACCTATTATGGATGTTTAACAAAAGATACATAACAGTATTGGTTAGTTTCTCTTCAATAAATGACTCAGATGAGCCATATTTTGTATCGGAACTCATTCTACCACAGCCATCCTGTTTGGGGATTTGCTGAGGCTGTCAAATTGATATAGGCCTGAGCATACTAGAATATCTGTGTGCCAAAAGTCTATGAATATATTTAACCAGAATAAAAGGAAATATGCCACAAGTCTGAAATATTTTTAATGAGAAAAATATCTGTCAACAAACTATGATAGCTAATTATGGTACCATTTAAGGAATCAGGCCACAAAAAAATTATTAGCTTACACTACTTGTTTACACTGTCTTAAATCGTTTTGACTTTTGAGCTATAAACGGTGATGCTATTATATGCTGGCCTTGTTTGGAGCTAAGAAGTAAGAACAGAGTTGTTAAAAACCACTGAGTGGCCTTTATTTGCACATTTCTGGATTGTCTGACAGATGGCTTTTTGGACATTTGACAATTCCAACAAGATAGATTGAAACATGATAAGTTATAGTGTCCATGAGTACCTCTGAAGATATTTGATTAGAAGCATGTTACTTATGATTATATTTGAGAATTCGGGAGGAGACAATGGTTTTATTAATAGAAAATCAGCTTCTCTTTAGGCAGGTCCAACTTGGGGGTTGATGTACCTTATATTTGAGTTAAAAGCCTAAAACCATGGAAAAACTAGTACTCGCAGCTCTCTGTGAACTTTTTTCAAGGTCCAGTTGCAGGTTTAAACAGCAAAGAAATAAATCGAACAACGCCTCACATGGCATATGGTTGAAAACATGTTTTCAAGTCGATGCAAGTatttggcaaagatttttttgacGAGAAGTTATGAGCAACACATAAATCAAGATGCCCCTTGCTTGGTTTTAGGGTGGCATTACCCTTGCTTGGTTTTAGGGTGGCATTACTGTAGTGTTTTGTTTCATATTTGTTGCTATGAAGTTTTAATATCTTACAAATGAATGGCTTGGACATACAGAGGAAAGCTGGTAGATGCTTACAGGCACCTGCACAAAGAAAAGGACATAGACGGTGGCTTCTCTTGGTCCGGTCATCCAATTGGCAAGTAAGAAACATTTGGCTGTTCTGTGCTAGTGGGCTTCATTTGGTCCTCAGATATTTTTTGGATTCTCAATTTCTCACTGAATCATGTTCATTCTGACTTGTCTGCTGTTCTCATTTGCATCTTTGAGGAATCTTTTCTCCTACTGTATACATATGGTTGCTTCATAAGGCATCTAGTCTTAAATCTTAATCTACATTTTGGAAATTTCCGAAAAGTACACCTTGAAGCTGTTTATTTATGTTCAATTGTGTTTAGGCTGATTAAACGTCATATAAATGCTAAAGGGCCTTTTTGGGCTGACTAAATGGATGTTTAGGACCTGTAGCCTACATTTTTGCTAAGCAATGGGTGACTGAATTTTTagcatatactccctccattccaaattataggtctttctggcttttctagatatacacAACTTTTATATTACGTTTACATATCGTATATTTAGGTGCTTAGCAAAAGCTATATACTTTGAAAAGCCAAAACAAGCTATAATTTGGGACGCAGGGAGTACCGTTGAACTGAACACGTTCAGCAGATATGGTTCTTTTATTTAGAATTTGATTCCCTTAAGTTCTTGCAGATGTCTCGAGGCTAAAAAAAAGTCCTACCAGTTTAGTATTTTTTATGTGCTGTAACCAGTACTATCTTTAAGGCAGTTTTATTATGTTGTTGACATACATAGTCCTCAACATAAGGTGTAAGTGCAActccaagagattagccaaaaatagatttcaatatccatgatttagccataaagggcgtacccagtacagagagctcccgctctgtgcggggtctggggaagggtgttagtggcaagccttaccctcgcctgtgcaatgcgaggagaccgcgacttgaacccgggaccttcctgtcataggcggtaagactctaccacttgcaccaggcccgcccttcatccaTGATTTAGCCATCTTCTAAAATAAAATCTCCTAAAAGAAACATGGATTCTCCATCAGCTGTGGTAAATTTCCTGTTTCATAGTCAAAACTTGCCATGTCATCTACTGTTTGTTTTGGCTCCACCAATCTCGTCAACTAAATGTTCACCGGAGCCCCATGAAATCAGGGCGAGAGAGCCGATGGCAAGCGCCCCAGGCTTGCTATTTCTAGCTAGCGAAAAAGATGGGATAGCCTACTGGGTATTTTGGAAACCCGGATAGCATAGttgttggagattattttatatcatagattgtctaaaatgggctcaaaataaaaaatagcatctctcttggagttgctctaaacaAAAATATGATCTTTGAAAGTATGTGATGATTAAAGGATCCGAGCCAGTATTCAAACTGCCAAAGTGCCAATACACTGCATGCATACTTGAATGCATCTTTTATCTTTTTAGTGAGATTAATTTCTCTGCATATTCCTCTAGGTACCGAGGAAAGAGAATGAGGATCGACTACTTCCTTGTTTCGGAACAGTTAAAGGACAGAATAATTTCATGCGAAATGCATGGCCGTGGCATTGAATTAGATGGTATGAAGTTAAAATATTACCACCTTTATTGGCATTGTTATATGGTACACGAAACTTTGGAGGGTCTCATTTAAAGTAATTTTCAGTTTTCTTGTTTATGTACATATCATTATCTGTACATGATCAGTGCTAGAGCATGAAAACTTGGGCTTCCTAGATGTTTGAATTTTCTGTGTGGAGTGGAACCTCACACTTCAAAAACTATGAGACTATCCAATGTTTGAAAATATGGGTTGAACACTTAGTTTTCTCTCTTTTTAGTCTTGCTTGGTGCCAGAAGTACCAACTGGTATTGGTGCTGGGCTTGGATTGATTCCACAGTTCCAAGCTAGGTTTTTGGGTGGGGAGGGAGCG
This DNA window, taken from Miscanthus floridulus cultivar M001 chromosome 13, ASM1932011v1, whole genome shotgun sequence, encodes the following:
- the LOC136501634 gene encoding DNA-(apurinic or apyrimidinic site) endonuclease-like — protein: MKRFFQPVPKDGSPSKKRHAAAAEPGDGPASAGAATGAGAGGDGEGRPAEEPRKFLTWNANSLLLRMKSDWPAFSQLVARLDPDVICVQEVRMPAAGSKGAPKNPSELKDDTSSSRDEKQVVLRALSTSPFKDYRVWWSLSDSKYAGTAMFIKKKFEPKKVSFNLDRTSSKHETDGRVIIAEFESFLLLNTYAPNNGWKEEENSFQRRRKWDKRMLEFVQHVDKPLIWCGDLNVSHEEIDVSHPDFFSSAKLNGCTPPNQEDCGQPGFTPAERRRFGNILFQGKLVDAYRHLHKEKDIDGGFSWSGHPIGKYRGKRMRIDYFLVSEQLKDRIISCEMHGRGIELDGFYGSDHCPVTLELSKAVAEEVPGHPNPSI